A window of Pedococcus aerophilus contains these coding sequences:
- a CDS encoding inositol monophosphatase family protein, whose translation MDQLAVPGDDVLAELERLAVEVALEAGRLIVDDRPADLGVSKTKSTATDVVTVMDQRAQDLLRSRLQAARPGDGFLGEEEGGTDRESEITWVVDPIDGTVNYLYGIPSYAVSVAAVVGDPTTPGAWRPVAGAVVNPVTGELFHAHLGAGAWLRRGDGPSQSLTIGTAPGLGHALAGTGFGYDTRRRLWQARVLVEVLPHLRDIRRIGSAALDICAVAAGSLDCYFERGLNPWDLAAAWLVLTEAGGEFTGLEGAAPDQWMVVGAAPTLHAELEAVVRRAVQAAGDE comes from the coding sequence GTGGACCAGCTCGCGGTCCCCGGCGACGACGTCCTTGCCGAGCTGGAGCGCCTGGCCGTCGAGGTCGCCCTCGAGGCCGGTCGCCTCATCGTCGACGACCGGCCCGCCGACCTCGGGGTCTCCAAGACCAAGAGCACGGCCACCGACGTGGTGACGGTCATGGACCAGCGGGCCCAGGACCTCCTGCGCTCGCGCCTGCAGGCGGCGCGGCCGGGCGACGGCTTCCTCGGCGAGGAGGAGGGCGGCACCGACCGCGAGTCCGAGATCACCTGGGTCGTCGACCCCATCGACGGCACGGTCAACTACCTCTACGGGATCCCTTCGTATGCCGTGTCCGTCGCCGCCGTCGTCGGCGACCCCACGACGCCCGGCGCGTGGCGCCCGGTGGCAGGTGCCGTGGTGAACCCGGTGACGGGGGAGCTGTTCCACGCCCACCTCGGCGCAGGGGCGTGGCTGCGTCGCGGTGACGGGCCGTCGCAGTCGCTGACCATCGGCACGGCACCCGGGCTCGGGCACGCGCTCGCCGGGACCGGGTTCGGCTACGACACCCGTCGTCGCCTGTGGCAGGCCAGGGTGCTCGTCGAGGTGCTGCCGCACCTGCGCGACATCCGCCGCATAGGCAGTGCGGCCCTGGACATCTGCGCGGTGGCCGCAGGCTCCCTGGACTGCTACTTCGAGCGTGGCCTCAACCCGTGGGACCTGGCAGCCGCCTGGCTCGTCCTCACCGAGGCCGGTGGCGAGTTCACCGGGTTGGAGGGCGCCGCCCCGGACCAGTGGATGGTCGTCGGCGCCGCACCGACGCTGCACGCCGAGCTCGAGGCGGTCGTCCGCCGGGCCGTGCAGGCCGCCGGCGACGAGTAG
- a CDS encoding ferrochelatase, with product MSTPSTDPTPEPTDDASPLEPYDGILLLSFGGPEKPEDVLPFLRTVTAGKNIPDERLEEVGEHYYGFGGRSPINDQNRALLAALRSELDRRGISTPIIWGNRNFTPFVPEALREAHDQGLSRLVTVMTSAYSCYSSCRQYREDLAGAQAEVAEAGIDIAIDKIRTYANHPGFSRTNSRLVTESVREVLRGGTDASDVRLLFVTHSIPIAMDETSGPGDEDGSAYSRQHIALGAAITDEVNATLDTDLSGELVFCSRSGPPSQPWLEPDVNDRLEELAAEGAKVVVVSPIGFVSDHMEVVYDLDTEAAATAEKLGIRLVRVPTVGIDPEFVSGLVDLVEERAAVARGEQPAQPSWPGREPLRSTCAPGCCPNLRVAKPALCGQD from the coding sequence CAGCACCGACCCCACGCCCGAACCCACCGACGACGCCTCTCCGCTCGAGCCGTACGACGGCATCCTGCTGCTGTCCTTCGGTGGTCCGGAGAAGCCCGAGGACGTCCTGCCGTTCCTGCGGACGGTCACCGCCGGGAAGAACATCCCGGACGAGCGGCTGGAGGAGGTCGGCGAGCACTACTACGGATTCGGTGGACGCAGCCCGATCAACGACCAGAACCGCGCCCTGCTCGCCGCCCTGCGCTCCGAGCTGGACCGACGTGGGATCAGCACGCCGATCATCTGGGGCAACCGGAACTTCACCCCCTTCGTGCCCGAGGCGCTCCGCGAGGCCCACGACCAGGGCCTGTCCCGCCTCGTGACGGTGATGACCAGCGCCTACTCCTGCTACTCCTCCTGCCGTCAGTACCGCGAAGACCTCGCCGGGGCGCAGGCGGAGGTGGCGGAGGCCGGCATCGACATCGCCATCGACAAGATCCGCACCTACGCCAACCACCCCGGCTTCTCGCGCACGAACAGCCGCCTCGTGACGGAGTCCGTGCGCGAGGTGCTGCGCGGCGGCACCGACGCGAGCGACGTGCGCCTGCTGTTCGTCACGCACTCCATCCCCATCGCGATGGACGAGACCTCCGGCCCCGGCGACGAGGACGGCAGCGCCTACAGCCGCCAGCACATCGCGTTGGGTGCCGCGATCACCGACGAGGTCAACGCGACGCTCGACACCGACCTGTCCGGTGAGCTGGTCTTCTGCTCGCGGTCCGGTCCCCCGAGCCAGCCGTGGCTCGAGCCCGACGTCAACGACCGGCTCGAGGAGCTCGCCGCCGAGGGTGCGAAGGTCGTCGTCGTGTCGCCGATCGGGTTCGTCTCCGACCACATGGAGGTCGTGTACGACCTGGACACCGAGGCGGCCGCCACAGCGGAGAAGCTCGGCATCCGGCTGGTGCGCGTGCCCACCGTCGGCATCGACCCCGAGTTCGTCTCGGGCCTGGTCGACCTCGTCGAGGAGCGGGCCGCCGTGGCCCGCGGCGAGCAGCCGGCCCAGCCGTCGTGGCCGGGTCGGGAACCGTTGCGCTCGACCTGCGCCCCCGGCTGCTGCCCCAACCTGCGCGTCGCCAAGCCGGCGCTCTGCGGCCAGGACTGA
- a CDS encoding DUF4193 domain-containing protein, translated as MATDYDAPRKTDDELSEDSIEELKSRRVDKSASSVDVDETEQAEGFELPGADLSGEELSVRVIPRQYDEFTCSRCFLVHHRSQLAKEVNGQMVCRECAA; from the coding sequence ATGGCGACTGACTACGACGCGCCGCGCAAGACCGATGACGAGCTGTCCGAGGACTCGATCGAAGAGCTGAAGTCCCGCCGGGTCGACAAGAGCGCCTCGAGCGTCGACGTCGACGAGACGGAGCAGGCCGAGGGCTTCGAGCTCCCCGGCGCCGACCTGTCCGGCGAGGAGCTGTCCGTCCGGGTCATCCCGCGGCAGTACGACGAGTTCACGTGCTCGCGCTGCTTCCTCGTGCACCACCGCAGCCAGCTGGCCAAGGAGGTCAACGGGCAGATGGTGTGCCGGGAGTGCGCGGCCTGA
- a CDS encoding DUF3710 domain-containing protein: MAIFRRGKKSEQIDEVDPTPDPTTDGASDSGPGSSALADSDGDIADSGDSDSGAPDGTPGGDVSKDEQAAKAAPVDREANGPHDSSEVDVTDDGRLDLGALRIRGISGMELRLEVDEAADQVVGATAVVADSAVQLQAFAAPRTMGIWDEIRTEIAESILAQGGTADEVQGALGTELRTRMPQAGPDGRTVFAPARFAGVDGPRWFLRAVFSGRAAIDDEAAAPLLEVVRSVVVVRGENAMAPREMLALTLPVQPDAQGEADADGEATDSGDAAPVHTDDLKPFERGPEITEVR; encoded by the coding sequence GTGGCCATCTTCCGACGCGGCAAGAAGTCCGAGCAGATCGACGAGGTCGACCCGACCCCCGACCCCACCACGGACGGGGCGTCCGACTCCGGACCCGGCTCCAGCGCGCTCGCCGACTCCGACGGTGACATCGCGGACAGCGGTGACTCCGACAGCGGAGCCCCGGACGGCACCCCGGGTGGCGACGTCTCGAAGGACGAGCAGGCGGCCAAGGCTGCCCCCGTCGACCGCGAGGCCAACGGCCCGCACGACAGCTCCGAGGTCGACGTCACCGACGACGGGCGGCTCGACCTCGGCGCCCTGCGCATCCGTGGGATCTCCGGCATGGAGCTGCGGCTCGAGGTGGACGAGGCCGCCGACCAGGTGGTCGGCGCCACGGCGGTCGTCGCCGACTCCGCCGTGCAGCTGCAGGCCTTCGCGGCCCCGCGCACGATGGGCATCTGGGACGAGATCCGCACCGAGATCGCCGAGTCGATCCTCGCCCAGGGCGGTACGGCCGACGAGGTCCAGGGTGCGCTCGGCACCGAGCTGCGCACCCGGATGCCGCAGGCCGGCCCCGACGGCCGCACCGTCTTCGCCCCGGCGCGCTTCGCCGGTGTCGACGGCCCGCGCTGGTTCCTCCGCGCGGTCTTCTCCGGCCGGGCAGCCATCGACGACGAGGCTGCGGCGCCCCTGCTCGAGGTCGTGCGCAGCGTGGTCGTCGTCCGCGGCGAGAACGCCATGGCCCCGCGCGAGATGCTCGCGCTGACCCTGCCGGTCCAGCCTGATGCCCAGGGCGAGGCCGACGCCGACGGCGAGGCCACCGACTCCGGCGACGCCGCCCCGGTCCACACCGACGACCTCAAGCCGTTCGAGCGTGGCCCCGAGATCACCGAGGTCCGCTGA
- the dut gene encoding dUTP diphosphatase — protein MTGPIRVSLPVRRLDPDLPMPSYAHPGDAGADLHAARDATLAPGERVLVPTGIALALPDGYVGLVHPRSGLAARHGITIVNAPGTVDAGYRGEILVNLVNLDPREAFTVRRGDRIAQLVVQQVAVADFVEVDSLEDTSRGDTGHGASGGFGNHPQTTKD, from the coding sequence GTGACTGGCCCTATCCGCGTCTCTCTGCCTGTCCGGCGGCTCGATCCCGACCTGCCGATGCCGTCCTACGCGCACCCCGGCGACGCCGGGGCAGACCTGCACGCGGCGAGGGACGCGACGCTGGCACCGGGGGAGCGGGTGCTCGTCCCGACCGGGATCGCCCTCGCCCTTCCCGACGGCTACGTCGGCCTCGTCCACCCGCGTTCGGGCCTCGCGGCCAGGCACGGCATCACGATCGTCAACGCGCCGGGGACCGTCGACGCGGGCTACCGCGGCGAGATCCTCGTCAACCTCGTGAACCTCGACCCACGCGAGGCGTTCACCGTCCGCCGCGGCGACCGGATCGCCCAGCTGGTCGTCCAGCAGGTGGCCGTCGCCGACTTCGTCGAGGTGGATTCGCTCGAGGACACCTCCCGGGGTGACACTGGACACGGTGCCAGTGGCGGCTTCGGCAACCACCCCCAGACAACGAAGGACTGA